A section of the Ciceribacter thiooxidans genome encodes:
- a CDS encoding TfoX/Sxy family protein, which translates to MDNEALEEVFQSLGRVTIRRMFSGKGIYHDGLIMALVVDGELLLKADEVSAPAFEEAGARRWVYSGSARKSPVRMPYWSVPDVAYDDPDEMAKWVRLAYEAALRAPPPRGQRK; encoded by the coding sequence ATGGACAACGAAGCCCTTGAAGAAGTCTTCCAGTCGCTCGGTCGTGTGACGATCCGACGGATGTTCAGCGGCAAGGGCATCTATCACGATGGCCTGATCATGGCGCTCGTCGTCGACGGCGAGCTTCTCCTGAAGGCGGACGAGGTGAGTGCACCGGCCTTTGAGGAGGCTGGGGCGCGACGCTGGGTCTACAGCGGCAGTGCGCGGAAATCACCTGTCCGAATGCCCTACTGGTCGGTGCCGGATGTGGCCTACGACGACCCGGATGAAATGGCGAAATGGGTACGGCTTGCCTACGAGGCGGCGCTCAGGGCACCGCCGCCGCGTGGTCAGCGCAAGTAG
- a CDS encoding AAA family ATPase, with translation MANLPVGGIPATIDEMLALLSSHDYLASRSLATVLFLALRMERPLFLEGEAGVGKTEIAKVLSAALDRPLIRLQCYEGLDVASAVYEWNYPAQMLEIRLSEAAGISDRDRLEHDIFSERYLIRRPVLQALTSEGGRAPVFLIDELDRTDEAFEAFLLEVLSDFQVTIPEFGTVKAAHPPIVIVTSNRTREVHDALKRRCLYHWVDYPDARQELEIIRRKVPGCNEALSRQVVAYVQKLRTVDLFKNPGVAETIDWATALTELDRVALDPETISDTLGTLLKYQDDIARIQGGEGRKILSEIEAELRAVG, from the coding sequence ATGGCCAATTTACCGGTAGGGGGCATTCCCGCGACGATCGACGAGATGCTCGCACTCCTGTCGTCGCATGACTATCTTGCAAGCCGATCCCTGGCCACCGTCCTCTTCCTCGCGCTGAGGATGGAACGCCCGCTTTTTCTCGAAGGAGAGGCCGGCGTCGGCAAGACCGAGATCGCCAAGGTGCTTTCGGCGGCGCTCGACCGGCCGCTGATCCGCCTCCAGTGCTATGAGGGGCTGGACGTAGCCTCGGCCGTCTACGAGTGGAACTATCCGGCGCAGATGCTGGAGATCCGGCTTTCCGAGGCGGCGGGGATATCCGATCGTGACCGGCTGGAGCACGACATCTTTTCCGAACGCTACCTGATCCGCCGGCCAGTGCTGCAGGCGCTGACCAGTGAAGGCGGCCGTGCGCCGGTCTTCCTGATCGACGAACTCGATCGCACCGACGAGGCCTTCGAGGCCTTCCTGCTGGAGGTGCTTTCGGACTTCCAGGTGACGATCCCGGAATTCGGCACGGTCAAGGCAGCGCATCCGCCGATCGTCATCGTCACCAGCAACCGCACGCGCGAGGTGCACGATGCGCTGAAGCGCCGCTGCCTCTATCACTGGGTCGATTATCCCGACGCCCGGCAGGAGCTGGAGATCATCCGCCGCAAGGTGCCGGGCTGCAACGAGGCGCTGTCGCGGCAGGTGGTCGCCTATGTGCAGAAGCTGCGGACCGTCGATCTCTTCAAGAATCCCGGGGTCGCCGAGACGATCGACTGGGCGACGGCACTTACCGAGCTCGACCGGGTGGCACTCGATCCTGAGACCATTTCCGACACGCTGGGTACCTTGCTCAAATATCAGGACGACATCGCCCGCATCCAGGGCGGCGAAGGCCGGAAGATCCTGTCCGAGATCGAGGCCGAACTCAGGGCGGTGGGCTGA
- a CDS encoding SDR family NAD(P)-dependent oxidoreductase, with translation MKRFAIITGGSSGIGRHLVSAFAADGYDVAFSYLGAIEDAETTVAAASGGGRVLAAACDVGDAAAVERFVTEAEAWAGQAPDVLVNNAGIQTWSPLLELSEERWDAVIRTNLKGTFLNTQIVARHMVTAGKGGSIINIGSGCNKHAFPRLVDYTASKGGVEQFTKVAAVELGPSGIRVNCVAPGAIETERTKAEAPDYAETWGAVTPLRRVGTPDDIAGPVLFLASEAAGFVTGQTIWVDGGVFSQPQWPY, from the coding sequence ATGAAGCGATTTGCGATCATTACCGGAGGGAGTTCGGGTATCGGGCGGCACCTGGTGTCGGCCTTCGCCGCGGACGGCTATGACGTTGCCTTCAGCTACCTCGGGGCCATCGAGGATGCCGAGACGACGGTTGCCGCCGCCTCCGGTGGCGGGCGGGTCCTGGCGGCAGCCTGCGACGTCGGCGATGCCGCGGCCGTGGAGCGCTTCGTGACCGAAGCCGAGGCATGGGCGGGCCAAGCGCCGGACGTGCTGGTCAACAATGCCGGCATACAGACCTGGTCGCCACTGCTCGAACTGTCCGAGGAACGCTGGGATGCGGTCATCCGCACCAATCTCAAGGGTACGTTCCTGAACACGCAGATCGTCGCCCGGCACATGGTTACCGCCGGCAAGGGCGGGTCGATCATCAACATCGGCTCCGGCTGCAACAAGCACGCCTTCCCGCGGCTCGTCGACTACACGGCGTCGAAGGGCGGCGTCGAACAGTTCACCAAGGTCGCGGCGGTCGAACTCGGGCCGAGCGGCATCCGCGTCAACTGCGTCGCGCCGGGCGCGATCGAGACCGAGCGGACGAAGGCAGAGGCTCCGGACTATGCCGAGACGTGGGGCGCGGTGACGCCGCTGCGCCGTGTCGGCACGCCGGACGACATCGCCGGTCCGGTGCTGTTTCTCGCAAGTGAAGCAGCGGGCTTCGTCACCGGCCAGACGATCTGGGTCGACGGCGGCGTATTTTCGCAGCCGCAATGGCCGTATTGA
- a CDS encoding XdhC family protein: MDPRLLKELNAARQARKAAVLVTSLDDGCSRLVIEGETIEGGLGLEVTERLRSGKSGSVEIDGRPHFLNVYLPPPRIVVIGAVHISQALYPMARIAGFDLTIIDPRTAFATAERFTGADLVADWPEDALKARPLDGYTALVALTHDPKIDDYPIAAALKSGCFYVGALGSRKTHGKRVERLKAEGFGDGEIARISAPIGLDIGAATPGEIAVAILADIIQAFRRRELAQEEARG; this comes from the coding sequence ATGGACCCGAGGCTCTTGAAGGAACTCAATGCGGCGCGGCAGGCGCGCAAGGCGGCTGTGCTGGTGACCAGCCTCGATGATGGCTGCAGCCGCCTCGTGATCGAGGGCGAGACGATCGAGGGTGGCCTCGGCTTGGAAGTCACGGAGCGTCTTCGCTCGGGCAAGTCCGGGTCAGTCGAGATCGACGGACGACCACACTTCCTCAACGTCTACCTGCCGCCGCCGCGCATCGTGGTGATCGGTGCGGTCCACATTAGCCAGGCGCTCTATCCCATGGCGCGTATCGCAGGCTTCGACCTGACGATCATCGACCCGCGGACGGCCTTTGCCACTGCAGAGCGGTTTACCGGTGCCGATCTCGTCGCCGACTGGCCTGAGGATGCGCTGAAGGCCCGCCCGCTCGATGGCTATACCGCGCTTGTGGCGCTCACCCATGATCCGAAGATCGACGATTATCCCATTGCGGCAGCGTTGAAATCCGGATGCTTCTATGTAGGCGCTCTCGGTAGCCGGAAGACCCACGGCAAGCGTGTGGAACGATTGAAGGCCGAAGGTTTTGGCGACGGCGAGATCGCCCGTATTTCCGCGCCGATCGGCCTCGACATCGGGGCCGCGACCCCAGGAGAGATCGCGGTGGCGATCCTCGCCGACATCATCCAGGCGTTCCGCCGGCGTGAACTCGCACAGGAAGAGGCTCGCGGATGA
- the rpe gene encoding ribulose-phosphate 3-epimerase, translated as MTRPLLIAPSILASNFAKLGQEVADVVEAGADWIHLDVMDGHFVPNITFGPAVVKALRPYTKAVFDCHLMIAPADPYLETFAEAGCDYITVHAEAGPHLHRSLQTIRALGKKAGVSINPATPLSVLEHVLDDIDLLLIMSVNPGFGGQKFIPAMVEKIAQANLMIGDRPIMLQVDGGITATTAPLVTSAGANVLVAGSAIYKGEGVDDYRKTVDSLRKAAEEGRR; from the coding sequence ATGACCCGCCCGCTGCTGATCGCCCCTTCGATCCTCGCCTCCAATTTCGCGAAGCTCGGCCAGGAAGTCGCCGACGTCGTCGAAGCGGGCGCAGACTGGATCCATCTCGACGTGATGGATGGCCACTTCGTACCGAACATCACCTTCGGCCCAGCGGTGGTGAAGGCGCTCCGGCCCTACACCAAGGCCGTCTTCGACTGCCACCTGATGATCGCCCCCGCCGATCCGTATCTCGAAACCTTCGCCGAGGCCGGCTGCGACTACATCACCGTTCACGCCGAAGCCGGCCCGCACCTGCACCGCTCGCTACAGACCATCCGGGCGCTCGGCAAGAAGGCGGGCGTCTCGATCAACCCGGCGACCCCGCTCTCCGTTCTCGAACACGTGCTCGACGACATCGACCTGCTCCTGATCATGAGCGTCAATCCGGGCTTCGGCGGACAGAAGTTCATCCCGGCCATGGTCGAGAAGATCGCCCAAGCGAACCTGATGATCGGCGATCGCCCGATCATGCTGCAGGTCGACGGCGGGATCACCGCGACCACAGCCCCGCTCGTCACCTCTGCCGGCGCCAACGTGCTGGTCGCAGGCTCGGCGATCTACAAGGGCGAAGGCGTTGACGACTACCGCAAAACCGTCGACAGTCTGAGAAAGGCTGCCGAAGAGGGACGTCGTTGA
- a CDS encoding flavin reductase, producing the protein MLNTQQMDPVLYREAMSRYAGHVQIVTTEYEGVRRGVTITAACSVSDRPPMLLVCLNNNNPNNAVFFEAGYFALNTLGAQHQTLANAFAGFGVKEADARFALAEWQVLSTGAPVLSDAVVAFDCRVADRKVTATHTVLFGEVAAVHFGPREPALIYLDRGYRSL; encoded by the coding sequence TTGTTGAACACGCAGCAGATGGATCCCGTCCTTTATCGGGAAGCGATGAGCCGCTACGCCGGTCACGTCCAGATCGTGACGACGGAATATGAGGGCGTGCGCCGCGGCGTCACGATCACGGCCGCCTGTTCGGTGTCGGACCGTCCGCCGATGTTGCTCGTCTGCCTCAACAACAACAACCCGAACAACGCGGTGTTCTTCGAGGCCGGCTATTTCGCGCTCAATACGCTCGGTGCGCAGCACCAGACGCTCGCCAACGCCTTTGCCGGCTTCGGCGTGAAAGAGGCCGACGCCCGCTTTGCGCTCGCAGAATGGCAGGTACTCTCGACCGGCGCGCCGGTGCTGAGCGATGCCGTGGTGGCTTTCGACTGCCGGGTCGCCGACCGCAAGGTGACGGCGACCCACACGGTGCTCTTCGGTGAGGTCGCGGCAGTTCATTTCGGGCCGCGCGAGCCGGCGCTCATCTATCTGGACCGCGGCTACCGCAGCTTGTAA
- a CDS encoding pilus assembly protein TadG-related protein, producing the protein MSSYPGKFARDIRGNFGVLTAILFATIALAIGIAIDVSVALNRKMEIQAAADAAVLWAAGHYEDGMDLAPLEPTVQAYLSTNSNDTAELLSGPTLTSDGDLCLIAKSQVPTTFMRIASIEMVPVSVKACALPMNQNQIEIALVLDVSSSMIEQNRFVPMQTAVTSFLNGLASDGELPSNVRISIVPFSSRVNFGMHYSGWFTSYNGLPAIPTRWTNPQSVYSSSKYGFSKWLDGQTWLAYTSTNYYWTGCAEPRADVDMRTTGNLTDRSLGDAPRAMSVLSRWTAILNPPRASVRRRSRSCRVISPH; encoded by the coding sequence TTGAGTAGTTATCCTGGCAAGTTCGCGCGTGATATCCGCGGAAATTTCGGCGTCCTGACGGCAATTCTTTTCGCGACCATTGCCTTGGCGATCGGCATCGCCATAGACGTCAGCGTGGCTCTCAACCGGAAGATGGAGATACAGGCGGCCGCCGACGCCGCTGTCCTCTGGGCGGCGGGGCATTATGAGGATGGCATGGACCTCGCACCGCTCGAGCCAACGGTCCAAGCCTATCTTTCGACGAATTCGAACGACACGGCGGAGCTTCTCTCGGGACCAACACTCACCAGCGACGGAGACCTCTGCCTTATTGCGAAATCGCAGGTGCCCACCACATTCATGCGAATCGCGTCCATCGAGATGGTGCCGGTCAGCGTCAAGGCCTGCGCGCTGCCGATGAACCAGAACCAGATCGAGATAGCGCTCGTGCTCGACGTGTCGAGTTCGATGATCGAGCAGAACCGGTTCGTTCCGATGCAGACGGCCGTCACCAGCTTCCTCAACGGTCTGGCGAGCGACGGCGAACTTCCCTCGAATGTGCGGATATCGATCGTGCCGTTTTCGAGCCGCGTCAATTTCGGCATGCATTATTCCGGCTGGTTCACCAGCTATAACGGCTTGCCGGCCATTCCGACCCGGTGGACCAATCCGCAATCCGTCTATTCCTCGTCGAAGTACGGTTTCTCGAAGTGGCTGGACGGGCAGACCTGGCTCGCCTACACCTCCACCAACTACTACTGGACTGGATGTGCCGAGCCGAGGGCCGACGTCGATATGCGGACGACCGGCAATCTCACAGACCGATCGCTTGGCGACGCCCCCCGAGCGATGTCGGTTTTGTCGCGATGGACAGCAATCCTCAATCCGCCCAGAGCTTCTGTCCGCCGCCGATCACGGAGTTGTCGGGTGATCTCGCCGCACTGA
- a CDS encoding DUF2259 domain-containing protein: MRGLRGSLAGLTAGFALAATAATAGDIAGFRSIGFSGDGKIYAFEEYGVQDGSGFPYSNIYVLDTVNDTYLPGTPIRVRIDDEQAGLGAARAEAAKKAAPLIDGNGLADEPGQVVAFNPITDVESDPHRLRYLPFPSDPPFGKPYTLTLEDYALAAPQACKDIVDEVRGFRLRLTERDGTVADDLIHEDDHLPASRNCATGYRLAGVVTHTPPSGPPVHMALVLVLSFGFEGRDGRWIAVPVHP, translated from the coding sequence TTGAGGGGATTGCGGGGATCGCTTGCAGGACTGACGGCCGGTTTCGCGCTCGCCGCGACGGCCGCCACGGCCGGTGACATCGCCGGCTTCCGGTCGATCGGTTTTTCCGGCGACGGCAAGATCTACGCCTTCGAGGAATACGGCGTTCAGGACGGATCCGGCTTTCCCTATTCGAACATCTACGTTCTCGACACGGTGAACGACACCTACCTCCCCGGAACGCCGATCCGGGTGCGGATCGATGACGAGCAGGCGGGCCTCGGGGCCGCCCGTGCCGAAGCGGCGAAGAAGGCAGCCCCGCTCATCGATGGCAATGGTCTTGCCGATGAACCGGGGCAAGTCGTCGCCTTCAACCCGATTACGGACGTCGAATCCGACCCGCATCGGCTTCGATACCTGCCCTTCCCCAGCGACCCGCCCTTCGGCAAGCCCTATACGCTGACCCTGGAGGACTATGCGCTTGCCGCGCCGCAGGCCTGCAAGGACATCGTCGATGAGGTCAGGGGATTCCGGCTGCGCCTGACCGAACGTGACGGCACCGTGGCCGACGACCTGATCCACGAAGACGACCATCTGCCCGCTAGCCGCAATTGCGCGACGGGCTACCGTCTTGCTGGGGTTGTGACCCACACGCCGCCGTCGGGGCCTCCCGTCCACATGGCCCTCGTCCTCGTGCTGAGCTTCGGCTTCGAGGGCCGCGACGGACGCTGGATCGCCGTACCGGTGCATCCCTGA
- a CDS encoding XdhC family protein, with protein sequence MAHDIDEIDPLTIAETWLDEGRKVAVATVVETWGSAPRPVGSHLVIDSEGNFHGSVSGGCVEGAVITEALDVLEKGEPRMLEFGVADETAWRVGLSCGGRIRVYVERLG encoded by the coding sequence ATGGCACACGACATTGACGAGATTGATCCGCTGACGATCGCCGAGACGTGGCTTGACGAGGGCCGCAAGGTTGCGGTCGCGACCGTCGTGGAGACCTGGGGTTCGGCGCCGCGACCCGTCGGCAGCCATCTGGTGATCGACAGTGAGGGCAATTTCCACGGTTCCGTCTCCGGCGGCTGCGTGGAAGGTGCGGTCATCACCGAAGCCCTCGACGTGCTCGAAAAGGGCGAGCCGAGGATGCTCGAATTCGGTGTGGCCGACGAGACGGCCTGGCGCGTCGGGCTTTCCTGCGGCGGCCGCATCCGCGTCTACGTCGAAAGGCTCGGCTGA
- a CDS encoding NUDIX domain-containing protein, with translation MGLPGVHFPGVGVGLAILRDGKLLLARRLKAPEAGFWNIVGGKVDHLEPAEQAAKREAEEETGLTIGAIEFVCVTEQIIDADRQHWVSLLYRTNDVQGEAQLTEPDKIAEIEWFPLDDLPQPLSAFTAALLPYLR, from the coding sequence ATGGGCTTGCCCGGCGTCCATTTCCCGGGCGTCGGCGTCGGTCTCGCGATCCTGCGCGACGGAAAACTCCTGCTCGCCCGCCGTCTGAAGGCCCCGGAAGCCGGCTTCTGGAACATCGTCGGCGGCAAGGTCGACCATCTCGAGCCCGCCGAACAGGCAGCAAAGCGCGAGGCCGAAGAGGAAACCGGCCTCACGATCGGCGCAATCGAATTCGTCTGCGTGACCGAACAGATCATCGACGCCGATCGCCAGCACTGGGTTTCGCTGCTCTACCGGACGAACGATGTTCAGGGAGAGGCACAGCTCACCGAGCCGGACAAGATCGCCGAGATTGAATGGTTTCCCCTCGACGACCTTCCGCAACCGCTCTCGGCATTCACCGCGGCCCTTCTTCCCTACTTGCGCTGA
- a CDS encoding vWA domain-containing protein, producing MESEAGRRDGLVVPPVAVGDGRFADNIVFFARVLRKAGLKPGPGSVADAIAAVDAIGIGSREEFHAALSAVFVKRHEDQTVFDEAFRLFWRSRDLVGKMIAMMSPVAPDRSEKDKARAGAARVNDALFAERQREGREDEEPELEIDARFTVSGSEVLRGMDFAQMSVEELALARKEIGRLVLPFDEVPVRRYRASHRPQSVDPRATMRASMRTGGALILPRFRERRTMHPPLVILADISGSMSQYTRVFLHFLHAMTERRRRVHTFLFGTRLTNVTRQMRNRDPDEALEQCAGAVKDWSGGTRIGETLREFNRKWSRRVLGQGAVVLLITDGLEREDVDLLVHEIDRLHRSCRRLIWLNPLLRFEGFEARARGVRAMLPHVDELRPVHNLNALGDLVAALGDGRSGGGDPRRFLPEGHHGTRH from the coding sequence ATGGAGAGCGAGGCCGGCAGGAGGGATGGGCTCGTCGTTCCGCCGGTTGCGGTCGGCGACGGCCGGTTTGCCGACAACATCGTCTTTTTCGCGCGGGTGCTGCGCAAGGCCGGCCTGAAACCCGGGCCCGGCTCGGTGGCAGATGCGATCGCCGCGGTCGATGCGATCGGGATCGGCTCGCGGGAGGAATTCCACGCCGCACTTTCCGCCGTCTTCGTCAAGCGGCACGAGGACCAGACGGTGTTCGACGAGGCTTTCCGTCTCTTCTGGCGCTCCCGCGACCTCGTCGGCAAGATGATCGCGATGATGTCGCCGGTGGCGCCTGACCGTAGTGAGAAGGACAAGGCCAGGGCCGGAGCGGCGAGGGTGAACGACGCGCTTTTCGCCGAACGGCAGCGCGAAGGCCGCGAAGACGAGGAGCCGGAACTCGAAATCGATGCGCGCTTCACCGTTTCCGGCAGCGAAGTGCTGCGGGGCATGGACTTCGCGCAGATGTCGGTCGAGGAGCTGGCGCTGGCGCGCAAGGAGATCGGCAGGCTCGTGCTGCCCTTCGACGAAGTGCCGGTGCGCCGTTACCGCGCCTCCCACCGGCCGCAGTCGGTCGATCCGCGGGCGACGATGCGAGCGTCGATGCGCACCGGTGGCGCGCTCATTCTTCCGCGCTTTCGCGAGCGCCGCACCATGCATCCGCCGCTGGTGATCCTCGCCGATATTTCCGGCTCGATGAGCCAGTACACCCGTGTCTTCCTGCATTTCCTACACGCGATGACGGAGCGACGCCGGCGCGTGCACACCTTTCTCTTCGGCACCCGGCTCACCAACGTGACGCGACAGATGCGCAATCGCGATCCCGACGAGGCGCTGGAGCAGTGCGCGGGTGCGGTGAAGGACTGGTCGGGCGGCACGCGCATCGGCGAGACGCTCCGCGAGTTCAATCGCAAGTGGTCGCGCCGCGTGCTCGGACAGGGAGCGGTGGTTCTTTTGATCACAGACGGGCTGGAGCGCGAGGATGTCGATCTCCTCGTTCACGAGATCGACCGGCTGCACCGGTCCTGCCGCCGCCTGATCTGGCTCAACCCGCTTCTGCGCTTCGAAGGCTTCGAGGCGCGGGCGCGTGGCGTCAGGGCGATGCTGCCGCATGTCGACGAACTGCGGCCGGTGCACAATCTCAATGCGCTCGGTGATCTCGTCGCCGCGCTCGGCGACGGCCGCAGCGGCGGCGGCGATCCGCGGCGTTTTCTCCCGGAGGGACATCATGGCACACGACATTGA
- a CDS encoding NTP transferase domain-containing protein → MIFGEFPVEGSVGLILAHSVRLPEGRLGKGHRITDTDVARLQAAGIASVIACRIEPDDLGEDIAAAMLAEAIDAAYLRFSPAATGRVNIYATCNGLITADRAVVDRFNRIDPAITFACLADHSDVRDGDMLATVKIIPLAAPRASVEAAAAVFREASPIRLKPYRAHAVSLVATELPSLKPSVMDKTARVLGQRLAASGSRLVDERRVAHRAEAVAAAIEQALAEPQHAPKMVVLFGASAVADPADVLPEAIRMAGGTVEQVGLPVDPGNLLVLGHVGDVPVVGAPGCARSPKENGFDWVLNRLLAGEEPTVHDLTGMGVGGLLMEIPSRPMPREIADEPARPRVVAIVLAAGRASRMGEGGGHKLLAEFSGEPLVRRAARISLGSGADGVVIVTGYRAVEIRNALQGLAVDIVNNPDYASGMASSLKAGLSSPAARRADGVLVMLADMPGLDTQDLQRLVDAFGRAGGRAIVRGTAGGKRGNPVILPRTTFEAVRALEGDVGARSIVEGSGLTVIDVELGAAAHLDVDTPEAVLSAGGLLKG, encoded by the coding sequence ATGATCTTCGGCGAATTTCCGGTCGAGGGTTCAGTAGGGCTGATCCTCGCCCATTCGGTCCGGCTGCCGGAGGGGCGGCTCGGCAAGGGGCACAGGATCACCGATACGGATGTAGCGCGGCTCCAGGCGGCCGGCATCGCGTCGGTCATCGCCTGCCGCATCGAGCCGGACGACCTCGGAGAGGACATTGCGGCAGCGATGTTGGCGGAGGCGATCGACGCCGCATACCTGCGCTTCTCGCCGGCGGCGACAGGCCGGGTGAACATCTATGCCACCTGCAACGGCCTCATCACCGCCGACCGCGCGGTGGTCGACCGTTTCAACCGCATCGACCCGGCGATCACCTTCGCCTGCCTTGCCGATCACAGCGACGTCCGCGACGGGGACATGCTCGCGACCGTCAAGATCATACCGCTTGCGGCGCCGCGTGCGAGTGTCGAGGCTGCGGCCGCCGTCTTCCGCGAGGCGTCGCCGATCCGCCTCAAACCCTATCGGGCCCATGCCGTCTCGCTCGTTGCGACCGAGCTGCCTTCGCTGAAGCCGTCGGTGATGGACAAGACCGCCCGCGTGCTGGGGCAGCGTCTCGCCGCTTCCGGCAGCCGGCTCGTCGACGAGCGACGCGTGGCACATCGGGCGGAGGCGGTGGCCGCCGCGATCGAACAGGCGCTGGCGGAACCGCAGCATGCGCCAAAGATGGTGGTTCTGTTCGGTGCTTCCGCCGTCGCCGATCCCGCCGACGTGTTGCCGGAAGCGATCCGGATGGCCGGCGGAACCGTCGAGCAGGTGGGACTGCCGGTCGATCCCGGCAATCTTCTCGTCCTCGGACACGTGGGGGACGTGCCCGTCGTGGGGGCGCCGGGCTGTGCGCGCTCGCCGAAGGAGAACGGCTTCGATTGGGTCTTGAACCGGCTGCTCGCCGGTGAGGAACCGACGGTGCACGACCTGACCGGCATGGGGGTCGGCGGCCTCCTGATGGAAATCCCGAGCCGGCCCATGCCGCGCGAGATCGCCGACGAGCCGGCGCGGCCGCGCGTCGTCGCCATCGTGCTTGCCGCGGGAAGGGCGAGCCGAATGGGCGAGGGCGGAGGTCACAAACTGCTTGCCGAGTTTTCGGGCGAACCGCTCGTCCGCCGTGCAGCGCGCATATCGCTCGGGAGCGGCGCCGACGGCGTCGTGATCGTGACCGGCTATCGTGCCGTCGAGATCCGCAACGCCCTCCAGGGGCTCGCCGTCGACATCGTGAACAACCCCGACTACGCGAGCGGTATGGCGAGCTCGCTAAAGGCCGGTCTCTCGAGCCCGGCCGCGCGGCGTGCCGACGGCGTGCTCGTTATGCTCGCCGACATGCCCGGTCTCGACACGCAGGACCTGCAGCGCCTTGTCGATGCGTTCGGCAGAGCCGGCGGACGCGCGATCGTGCGGGGGACGGCGGGCGGCAAGCGCGGCAACCCGGTGATCCTGCCGCGCACCACCTTCGAGGCCGTCCGGGCGCTCGAAGGCGATGTCGGCGCTCGCTCGATCGTCGAAGGCTCCGGGCTTACCGTCATCGACGTCGAGCTCGGCGCGGCGGCCCATCTCGACGTCGACACGCCCGAGGCGGTGCTGTCCGCCGGCGGGTTGCTCAAAGGGTGA
- a CDS encoding branched-chain amino acid ABC transporter substrate-binding protein codes for MKSALRLLPVLLAATALSATAAAAASIGVVAPQSGPFALLGKQMQDGAEAAAERLGIEVRPIAETCEAGSGEAIGRELRDAKVTAAIGFLCSESLDGALPLLKEAGIPAITLSVRWKVLMEDALKNEWPFFRMAPTADDEAEKVIDVILRDWSGDAVALVEDGTIHGRELVEAVRAGMEERGMKPVFTDTYRPGQEQQVALVRRLKKTGATRVFVGGDRNDVAIIARDAAAEKTTLTLMGGDAMRAADQPVALAAGTLAVALPEYDNFPSAQEAVAFLRGKGIVPEGYVLPAFASVELVADAAGLSSAMGMPVAEALVGTGFETAIGNVTFDPGHDLADNPYVLMEWRDGRFVPAGAVGQ; via the coding sequence TTGAAGTCCGCCTTGCGCCTGCTGCCGGTCCTGCTTGCCGCGACGGCTCTGTCGGCGACGGCCGCGGCAGCGGCAAGCATCGGCGTGGTCGCACCGCAGTCGGGGCCCTTCGCGCTTCTCGGAAAACAGATGCAGGATGGTGCCGAAGCGGCGGCGGAGAGGCTCGGAATAGAGGTTCGCCCCATCGCCGAAACCTGCGAGGCGGGCAGCGGCGAAGCGATCGGTCGTGAACTGAGGGACGCGAAGGTCACGGCAGCGATCGGCTTTCTCTGCAGCGAGTCGCTCGACGGGGCGCTGCCGCTCCTCAAGGAGGCGGGCATCCCCGCGATCACCCTTTCGGTTCGATGGAAGGTGCTGATGGAAGATGCCCTGAAGAACGAATGGCCGTTCTTCAGGATGGCACCGACCGCCGATGACGAAGCCGAAAAGGTCATTGACGTCATCCTGCGGGACTGGTCCGGAGATGCCGTCGCGCTTGTCGAAGACGGCACGATCCACGGTCGCGAACTGGTGGAGGCGGTCCGGGCGGGAATGGAGGAGCGCGGCATGAAGCCGGTCTTCACCGATACCTACCGCCCCGGGCAGGAACAGCAGGTGGCGCTGGTGCGGCGTCTCAAGAAGACCGGAGCCACCCGCGTCTTCGTCGGCGGCGACCGCAACGACGTGGCGATCATTGCCCGCGATGCGGCGGCCGAAAAGACGACGCTGACCCTGATGGGGGGCGACGCCATGCGGGCCGCAGACCAGCCGGTCGCGCTCGCCGCGGGAACACTGGCCGTTGCTCTGCCGGAATACGATAACTTCCCCTCGGCACAGGAGGCCGTTGCTTTCCTGCGCGGCAAGGGCATCGTCCCGGAAGGCTACGTGCTACCGGCCTTTGCCAGCGTCGAGCTGGTCGCCGATGCAGCGGGCCTCTCCTCTGCAATGGGCATGCCCGTTGCCGAGGCTCTGGTCGGAACCGGCTTCGAGACGGCGATCGGCAACGTCACCTTCGACCCCGGCCACGACCTTGCCGACAATCCCTACGTGCTGATGGAGTGGCGGGACGGACGCTTCGTACCCGCCGGCGCCGTCGGACAGTAG